The nucleotide sequence ATTTTTTAACCCTTCTTTAAAGCCAACTTCTGCCATAAACCCGAATTTTTCTTTTGCTCTAGTTGTATCTAAACAACGCCGAGGTTGACCATTGGGTTTATCCGTTTCCCAGACAATTTCTCCCTCAAATCCCATCAATTCACAAATCGTTTCTACTAAGTCTTTAATTTTGACTTCCTGATTTGTCCCTAAATTAACAGGATCGGGTTCATTGTACAATTGAGTAGCCATAACAATTCCCCGCGCTGCATCCGTTGAATACAGAAACTCGCGGCTGGGACTGCCATCTCCCCAAACTGGGAGGGTTTTATCTCCCCGTTGTTGAGCTTCATAAACCTTGCGAATTAATGCCGGAATTACATGGGAACTTTTGGGATCAAAATTATCTTCTGGGCCGTATAAATTCACGGGTAACAGATAAATTCCATTGAAACCATATTGTTGACGATAAGCTTGTAATTGCACCAACAATGCTTTTTTAGCAATTCCATAGGGTGCATTGGTTTCTTCAGGATAACCGTCCCACAGATCATCTTCTTTAAAAGGAACAGGCGTAAACTTAGGATAGGCGCAAATGGTTCCCACACAAACAAACTTTTCTACCCCTGCACGATAGGCACTTTCAATTAATTGAGTCCCCATCATCAAGTTATCGTAGAACAATTCAGCCGGTTTGACTAAATTCAAACCAATGCCGCCAACGTGTGCCGCCAAATGAATCACAATATCTTGATCCTGAACCACTTTTTGGCAAGCGTCTAATGTACACAAATTATAATCTTTAGAACGAGGG is from Planktothrix sp. FACHB-1365 and encodes:
- a CDS encoding GDP-L-fucose synthase → MSPLDLTNKRILVTGGAGFLGRQVVAQLHQAGADPNQIMIPRSKDYNLCTLDACQKVVQDQDIVIHLAAHVGGIGLNLVKPAELFYDNLMMGTQLIESAYRAGVEKFVCVGTICAYPKFTPVPFKEDDLWDGYPEETNAPYGIAKKALLVQLQAYRQQYGFNGIYLLPVNLYGPEDNFDPKSSHVIPALIRKVYEAQQRGDKTLPVWGDGSPSREFLYSTDAARGIVMATQLYNEPDPVNLGTNQEVKIKDLVETICELMGFEGEIVWETDKPNGQPRRCLDTTRAKEKFGFMAEVGFKEGLKNTIDWYRQHAE